A single Cottoperca gobio chromosome 5, fCotGob3.1, whole genome shotgun sequence DNA region contains:
- the LOC115007743 gene encoding insulin-like growth factor-binding protein 3: MILYLNILVLLLLQPALSSPMPLTTPSRGCPTCKSKTTQSQLAVDLNATAPAFGEPCGVYTLSCAQGLRCAPSEDELRPLRALLEGRGVCSNASGPNPTENVRTVDPATTVDPDEPPCRKLLTTLIQGLDAHLFKSHHDIYMPNCDKRGFFRKKQCWSSRGKRRGKCWCVDQKGMPVSSNTKQKGGLSC, translated from the exons ATGATTCTGTATTTAAACATCCTGgtgctgctcctcctgcagccagCTCTGTCAAGCCCAATGCCGCTGACCACACCGTCCAGAGGATGTCCCACCTGTAaatcaaagacaacacagagtCAGCTGGCTGTAGATTTAAATGCCACCGCTCCGGCCTTTGGAGAACCGTGTGGCGTCTACACTCTGAGCTGCGCCCAAGGTCTGCGGTGTGCACCTTCAGAGGATGAGCTGAGGCCCCTCCGTGCCCTGCTGGAAGGCAGGGGAGTCTGCAGTAATGCCAGTGGCCCCAACCCGACTGAAAATGTCCGTACTGTAG ACCCAGCAACTACTGTGGATCCAGATGAG CCTCCATGTCGTAAACTGCTAACTACACTCATCCAAGGTCTTGATGCCCACTTATTTAAGTCGCATCATGACATCTACATGCCCAACTGTGACAAGCGTGGTTTCTTCAGAAAGAAGCAG TGTTGGTCGTCTCGAGGTAAGCGGCGTGGCAAGTGCTGGTGTGTGGATCAGAAGGGCATGCCAGTCTCCTCAAACACTAAACAGAAGGGAGGCCTAAGTTGTTGA